The proteins below are encoded in one region of Streptomyces roseirectus:
- a CDS encoding LysE family translocator has protein sequence MRPDILPAFAAFTATAALITVTPGPDSALVLRSALRSGRRTAFMTGLGVSLGLMVWGLASAVGVAALLAASPAGFRALQTAGALWLVWLGARALLTARAEDPADVGPPSASVRQSFVTGLSTNLLNPKALVFYVSLLPQFLPDGAPAFPLTLLYALTHAALNVAWFGLLSWWIPAARGLLRRGSSQAWVERVTGVVLVGFGVKLASAAI, from the coding sequence ATGAGGCCCGACATCCTCCCGGCGTTCGCCGCGTTCACGGCGACCGCCGCGCTCATCACCGTCACCCCCGGCCCGGACAGCGCCCTCGTCCTGCGCTCGGCGCTGCGCTCGGGGCGGCGGACGGCGTTCATGACCGGCCTCGGGGTGTCGCTGGGGCTGATGGTGTGGGGGCTGGCCAGCGCGGTCGGTGTCGCGGCCCTCCTCGCGGCCTCCCCCGCCGGGTTCCGGGCCTTGCAGACGGCCGGCGCGCTGTGGCTGGTCTGGCTCGGGGCGCGCGCCCTGCTGACGGCCCGCGCCGAGGATCCCGCCGACGTCGGTCCGCCCTCGGCGAGCGTCCGCCAGAGCTTCGTCACCGGTCTGTCCACCAACCTCCTCAACCCGAAGGCCCTCGTCTTCTACGTCAGCCTGCTCCCCCAGTTCCTCCCCGACGGCGCCCCCGCCTTCCCGCTCACCCTCCTGTACGCCCTCACCCACGCCGCCCTCAACGTCGCCTGGTTCGGTCTGCTGTCCTGGTGGATCCCGGCGGCACGCGGCCTGCTGCGGCGGGGCTCCTCGCAGGCGTGGGTCGAGCGGGTGACGGGGGTGGTGCTGGTGGGGTTCGGGGTGAAGCTGGCGTCGGCGGCGATCTGA
- a CDS encoding pyridoxal-phosphate dependent enzyme, translating to MSDTVLPTPLLEVLPNTFLKCEFLHPGRSHKARVARALIEDAERRGKVTRGGGTALIERTGGNLGIGLALEARIRGLELVLVTDPGYSRIKKEIAGRLGAKVVDRGVSHPDCADNEAAVQAILASAPSRFHYLNQFGNPANPAAHEQGTGAELLAQLIGRGHGRDTRVTLVSGLGTGATARGVSSALGQWFREVAVVGVEPPGCDLRAGRYGDHGLQGFAVGQPAPFFPVAELAAVVPVTDGEVAAAGTRLFAEHRVFVGPSSCANVAAVLKWPPASARDVVVSFLYDRGEDYE from the coding sequence ATGTCGGACACTGTTCTTCCCACCCCGTTGCTGGAAGTACTGCCGAACACTTTCCTGAAGTGCGAGTTCCTGCATCCCGGCCGGAGTCACAAGGCGCGCGTGGCGCGTGCGCTGATCGAGGACGCCGAGCGGCGTGGGAAGGTGACGCGCGGCGGCGGAACGGCGTTGATCGAGCGGACCGGGGGAAATCTGGGAATCGGTCTCGCGCTGGAGGCGCGAATACGGGGACTGGAACTCGTCCTGGTCACCGACCCGGGGTATTCGAGGATCAAGAAGGAAATCGCGGGCCGGCTGGGCGCGAAAGTCGTGGACCGGGGTGTCAGTCATCCGGACTGCGCGGACAACGAGGCGGCCGTCCAAGCGATCCTGGCGAGTGCTCCGAGCCGCTTCCACTATCTGAACCAGTTCGGCAATCCGGCGAATCCGGCGGCGCACGAGCAGGGCACCGGGGCGGAACTCCTGGCCCAGCTGATCGGGCGCGGGCACGGCCGGGACACGCGGGTGACGCTGGTCAGCGGGCTCGGTACGGGCGCGACCGCGCGGGGCGTGTCGTCGGCGCTGGGGCAGTGGTTCAGGGAGGTCGCCGTCGTCGGGGTCGAGCCGCCGGGCTGCGATCTGCGGGCCGGCCGGTACGGCGACCACGGTCTCCAGGGGTTCGCGGTGGGGCAGCCGGCCCCGTTCTTCCCGGTGGCGGAGCTGGCCGCGGTGGTCCCGGTGACCGACGGGGAGGTGGCCGCGGCGGGGACGCGGCTCTTCGCGGAGCACCGGGTGTTCGTGGGCCCGAGCAGCTGCGCCAACGTCGCGGCCGTCCTCAAGTGGCCCCCGGCGTCCGCGCGGGACGTCGTCGTCTCGTTTCTCTACGACCGCGGGGAGGACTACGAGTGA
- the asnB gene encoding asparagine synthase (glutamine-hydrolyzing) codes for MCGIFGRVGAAAGAGEVLDAMEGGLLHRGPDSRGRYADDWAALGSRRLSIVDPDGGSQPFTSEDGSVVLVCNGEIYNYAELRARLAGRHVFRSECDVEVIAHLYEELGIGLLAELEGQFAFALYDRVRGVVHLARDPFGICPLYYARDGDGLDFASTARALPAAGRIDLRGLDQVLCLPSVVSPRTLFEGVSSVRPGHRLEVTRDGVREVEYWDLDYPAAEETEESGEFADAGALLGALRTAVRRRLRSDAPVGLYLSGGLDSALVACLAAEVAESPVTHTFSAVFPAAELDERPYQELLARRLGLPHRPVEVTADRIRRDLELAVWHSEVPLRESYNVASLALAEAAAGEGVKVVLTGEGADEFFAGYSGYRFDALRAALPAGRRPPVPQDELRAREAMWGDPSYGYDLDVAALRRAREELYSSELLSSLPEFDCTAFPVADGRRIRGRHPMHKRSYLDVKLRMTDHLLGDHGDRMTMAHSVEGRYPFLDRDVVDLAMRIPPGLKLRGQEEKYVLKRAASRVVPEQVVRREKFPFTAPGSAYLVREAEEFVRDWLAPDTLRRHGVFDAGAVERLCDTYRDPGYDPSTPQRTDWLMIVLTFTMLRESADAAAPCRVVEL; via the coding sequence ATGTGCGGAATCTTCGGGCGGGTCGGCGCGGCGGCCGGGGCCGGGGAGGTGCTGGACGCCATGGAGGGCGGTCTGCTGCACCGGGGCCCCGACAGCCGTGGCCGGTACGCGGACGACTGGGCGGCGCTCGGCAGCCGCCGGCTGAGCATCGTCGACCCCGACGGCGGCTCCCAGCCGTTCACCAGCGAGGACGGGTCGGTCGTCCTCGTCTGCAACGGCGAGATCTACAACTACGCCGAGCTGCGGGCGCGGCTCGCGGGCCGGCACGTGTTCCGGTCCGAGTGCGACGTCGAGGTGATCGCGCACCTCTACGAGGAGCTGGGCATCGGTCTGCTGGCCGAGTTGGAGGGGCAGTTCGCGTTCGCCCTGTACGACCGGGTGCGCGGGGTCGTGCACCTGGCGCGCGATCCGTTCGGGATCTGCCCGCTGTACTACGCCCGGGACGGGGACGGCCTCGACTTCGCGTCCACGGCACGGGCGTTGCCGGCGGCCGGCCGGATCGACCTGCGGGGGCTGGACCAGGTGCTGTGCCTGCCGTCGGTGGTGAGTCCGAGGACGCTGTTCGAGGGGGTGTCGTCGGTGCGTCCGGGGCACCGGCTGGAGGTGACGCGGGACGGGGTGCGGGAGGTGGAGTACTGGGACCTGGATTACCCCGCCGCCGAAGAGACGGAGGAATCCGGGGAGTTCGCGGATGCCGGGGCGCTGCTGGGCGCGCTGCGGACGGCCGTCCGGCGGCGGCTGCGGTCGGACGCGCCGGTGGGCCTGTACCTGAGCGGCGGTCTCGACTCGGCGCTGGTGGCGTGTCTGGCGGCGGAGGTCGCGGAGAGTCCGGTCACGCACACGTTCTCGGCGGTGTTCCCGGCCGCCGAGCTGGACGAGCGCCCCTATCAGGAACTCCTCGCGCGGCGGCTGGGGCTGCCGCACCGGCCCGTCGAGGTGACGGCCGACCGGATCCGCCGGGACCTCGAACTGGCCGTCTGGCACTCGGAGGTTCCGCTGCGCGAGTCGTACAACGTGGCGTCCCTCGCGCTCGCGGAGGCCGCCGCCGGCGAGGGCGTCAAGGTGGTCCTCACGGGTGAGGGGGCGGACGAGTTCTTCGCCGGGTACTCCGGTTACCGCTTCGACGCCCTGCGCGCCGCGTTGCCGGCCGGCCGCCGTCCGCCCGTCCCTCAGGACGAGCTGCGTGCCCGCGAGGCGATGTGGGGCGATCCCTCCTACGGCTACGACCTGGACGTGGCGGCGCTGCGCCGGGCGCGGGAGGAGCTGTACTCGTCCGAACTCCTCTCGTCGCTGCCGGAGTTCGACTGCACGGCGTTCCCCGTCGCCGACGGGCGGCGGATCCGGGGGCGGCATCCGATGCACAAGCGGTCCTATCTCGACGTCAAGCTCCGGATGACCGACCACCTGCTGGGGGATCACGGGGACCGGATGACCATGGCGCACTCCGTGGAGGGCCGTTACCCCTTCCTGGACCGGGACGTCGTGGACCTCGCGATGCGGATTCCGCCCGGGTTGAAGCTGCGCGGGCAGGAGGAGAAGTACGTCCTCAAGCGCGCGGCGTCCCGTGTCGTGCCCGAACAGGTCGTGCGGCGCGAGAAGTTCCCCTTCACCGCGCCCGGCAGCGCCTATCTCGTGCGTGAGGCCGAGGAGTTCGTGCGGGACTGGCTGGCTCCGGACACGCTGCGGCGGCACGGGGTGTTCGACGCCGGTGCCGTGGAGCGGCTGTGCGACACCTACCGTGACCCCGGCTACGACCCGTCGACCCCGCAGCGCACGGACTGGCTGATGATCGTCCTGACGTTCACGATGCTGCGGGAGTCGGCGGACGCGGCGGCGCCGTGCCGGGTGGTGGAGCTGTGA
- a CDS encoding MalY/PatB family protein, protein MPLTALTDGELRAGRGLKWSRAPAGVIPADIAELDFALAPPIRAVLSSAVERSDVGYPDYTGGAPVRLAELFAERTRRRMGWSPEPARVEVCAQVVQALCCALLAFTRRGDEVLLHSPTYPPFLEAVRSLGRRPLLLPVRGAGVAQWAAVEGARRLRLVVLCHPHNPTGHVFGRAALERLAGLAVRSDAVVFADEIHAEIVYPGTEFHSIASVRAAAERTIVFTSAAKSFNIAGLRCAVGHFGGAELHARFRRLPWHLRSGAGALGIAATIAAWESCDDWLDQLREQLGTNRTRVTDFMSHFEQIRFVPPSGTYLAWLDLRATPAASDAHGYFAKTAMIFLQPGSVFGASLEGFVRMNFGTSEERLDSLLERFGRALDGSSGKG, encoded by the coding sequence ATGCCGCTGACGGCGCTCACCGACGGTGAGTTGCGCGCGGGGCGCGGGCTGAAGTGGTCGCGCGCCCCGGCCGGGGTGATCCCGGCGGACATCGCGGAGCTGGACTTCGCGCTGGCGCCGCCGATCCGGGCGGTGCTGTCGTCGGCGGTGGAGCGTTCGGACGTCGGCTACCCGGACTACACGGGCGGGGCTCCGGTGCGGCTGGCGGAGCTGTTCGCGGAGCGGACGCGGCGGCGGATGGGCTGGTCGCCGGAGCCGGCGCGGGTGGAGGTGTGCGCGCAGGTCGTGCAGGCGCTGTGCTGCGCGCTGCTCGCGTTCACCCGGCGCGGTGACGAGGTGCTGCTGCACTCCCCGACGTATCCGCCGTTCCTGGAGGCGGTCCGCTCGCTCGGGCGCCGTCCGCTGCTGCTGCCGGTGCGCGGGGCGGGCGTGGCGCAGTGGGCGGCGGTGGAGGGGGCGCGGCGGCTGCGGCTGGTGGTGCTGTGCCATCCGCACAATCCGACCGGTCACGTCTTCGGCCGGGCCGCGCTGGAGAGGCTGGCCGGGCTCGCGGTGCGCAGCGACGCGGTGGTGTTCGCGGACGAGATCCACGCGGAGATCGTGTATCCGGGCACGGAATTCCACTCGATCGCTTCCGTACGCGCTGCCGCCGAACGTACGATCGTGTTCACGTCGGCGGCGAAGAGTTTCAATATCGCGGGGCTGCGCTGCGCGGTCGGTCATTTCGGCGGGGCCGAGCTGCACGCGCGTTTCCGGCGGCTTCCGTGGCATCTGCGCAGCGGGGCCGGTGCGCTGGGCATCGCGGCGACGATCGCGGCCTGGGAGTCGTGCGACGACTGGCTGGACCAATTGAGAGAACAATTGGGAACCAATCGAACCAGAGTGACGGATTTTATGTCGCATTTCGAGCAGATACGGTTCGTCCCGCCGTCCGGGACGTATCTCGCGTGGCTGGATCTTCGGGCGACACCGGCCGCGTCCGACGCTCACGGTTATTTCGCGAAGACGGCAATGATCTTCCTCCAGCCTGGTAGCGTCTTCGGCGCCTCTCTGGAGGGTTTTGTCCGAATGAATTTCGGTACCTCGGAGGAACGGCTCGATTCACTGCTGGAAAGATTCGGCCGCGCGCTCGACGGGTCCAGCGGGAAAGGATGA
- a CDS encoding DUF4235 domain-containing protein, whose amino-acid sequence MNAVKIAYKPVGLALGAGGGLLAGALFKQAWKALGHEDDATDEHRRWAEILAAAALQGALFAVVKAAVERAGATGVRRVTGTWPG is encoded by the coding sequence ATGAACGCCGTGAAGATCGCGTACAAACCGGTCGGGCTCGCGCTCGGAGCCGGCGGCGGCCTGCTCGCCGGAGCACTGTTCAAGCAGGCGTGGAAGGCCCTCGGCCACGAGGACGACGCCACCGACGAGCACCGCCGCTGGGCCGAGATCCTTGCCGCCGCCGCGCTCCAGGGCGCCCTCTTCGCCGTCGTCAAGGCCGCCGTCGAACGCGCCGGCGCCACCGGCGTCCGCCGGGTCACCGGAACCTGGCCCGGCTGA
- a CDS encoding serine O-acetyltransferase: MKDTVPVRRVEADVRRLLRPVARELSRGGLGLAAAQELAADVPLKVLEDLYALVARDPAARSSPVYAYASYLSFRALLAHRVAHELHRFAAAPGQGGSVLVAARRIAERAKRESGVEIHPAAVIGARAVIDHGYGTVIGEQVRIGSDCYLLQNVVLGSRSIRSGPAQWSGRRHPWIGDRVEIAGNVSVFGPVTIGDDCRIESGARVVTDVPPGSRVRVVSVLQVTSAGVRGVEHAADGAHRR, encoded by the coding sequence GTGAAGGACACCGTGCCCGTGCGCCGGGTCGAGGCGGACGTCAGGAGGCTGCTGCGCCCGGTGGCGCGGGAACTTTCCCGCGGCGGGCTGGGCCTGGCGGCGGCGCAGGAGCTGGCGGCCGACGTTCCGCTGAAGGTGCTGGAGGACCTGTACGCGCTGGTGGCGCGGGATCCGGCGGCCCGTTCCAGCCCGGTGTACGCGTACGCGAGCTATCTCAGCTTCCGAGCGCTGCTGGCGCACCGGGTGGCGCACGAGCTGCACCGGTTCGCGGCGGCGCCGGGCCAGGGCGGGAGCGTCCTCGTCGCGGCGCGGCGGATCGCGGAGCGGGCCAAGCGGGAGAGCGGGGTGGAGATCCATCCGGCGGCGGTGATCGGCGCCCGCGCGGTGATCGACCACGGGTACGGCACGGTCATCGGTGAGCAGGTGCGCATCGGCAGCGACTGCTACCTGCTGCAGAACGTCGTCCTGGGCAGCCGTTCGATCAGGAGCGGTCCGGCGCAGTGGTCGGGGCGGCGGCATCCGTGGATCGGGGACCGGGTGGAGATCGCGGGGAACGTGTCGGTGTTCGGGCCGGTCACGATCGGGGACGACTGCCGGATCGAGTCGGGTGCCCGGGTCGTCACGGACGTGCCGCCGGGGTCGCGCGTGCGGGTGGTGTCGGTGCTCCAGGTGACGAGCGCCGGGGTGAGGGGCGTGGAACATGCCGCTGACGGCGCTCACCGACGGTGA
- a CDS encoding acyl carrier protein — protein sequence MGAPEGGSYGSGPVGAPVVKDPALGGGSRSGSSPLVAGPPPDAACLDAVADVWRDVLGVREIGVDDDFFLLGGDSLQAATVVARLSARLGVRVPLRTLLSGPTVAEMAAAVAELDG from the coding sequence TTGGGCGCCCCCGAGGGCGGCTCGTACGGTTCTGGGCCGGTCGGTGCGCCGGTGGTGAAGGACCCCGCGCTCGGGGGCGGTTCGCGGTCGGGTTCCTCCCCGCTCGTCGCCGGTCCGCCTCCGGACGCGGCCTGTCTCGATGCCGTCGCCGATGTCTGGCGGGACGTGCTCGGGGTGCGGGAGATCGGTGTCGACGACGACTTCTTCCTCCTGGGCGGTGATTCGCTGCAAGCGGCGACGGTGGTGGCGCGGCTGTCGGCGCGGCTCGGTGTCCGGGTGCCGTTGCGGACGCTGCTCAGCGGGCCGACGGTCGCCGAGATGGCGGCGGCCGTGGCGGAACTGGACGGCTGA
- a CDS encoding aspartate/glutamate racemase family protein, which translates to MKVIGLLGGMSWESTAYYYQELNRGVRERLGGLRSAPCVVHSVDFAEIERMQADGDWVEAGKYLAQRAHQLELAGADCVLICTNTMHRVYDAVQEGLGIPVLHLADGTADALLRAGVGRVALLGTRYTMEQDFYRDRLTARGLDVLVPEPEERAGVHKIIYEELCLGQVLDSSRETYVRIIEALAARGAQAVIFGCTEIGLLLDEETSPLPVFDTTLIHVRSALDWALAP; encoded by the coding sequence ATGAAGGTCATCGGTCTCCTCGGCGGTATGAGCTGGGAGTCGACGGCGTACTACTACCAGGAGCTCAACCGGGGAGTCCGGGAGCGTCTGGGAGGTCTGCGCTCCGCGCCCTGTGTGGTGCACTCCGTGGACTTCGCCGAGATCGAGCGGATGCAGGCGGACGGCGACTGGGTCGAGGCGGGGAAGTATCTCGCCCAGCGCGCCCACCAGTTGGAGCTGGCGGGCGCGGACTGCGTGCTGATCTGCACGAACACCATGCACCGCGTCTACGACGCCGTCCAGGAGGGGCTGGGCATCCCGGTCCTGCACCTCGCGGACGGCACCGCCGACGCGTTGCTGCGCGCGGGTGTCGGGCGGGTCGCGCTGCTGGGGACCCGTTACACGATGGAGCAGGACTTCTACCGGGACCGGCTCACGGCCCGCGGGCTCGACGTCCTGGTCCCCGAGCCGGAGGAGCGCGCCGGCGTCCACAAGATCATCTACGAGGAGCTGTGCCTCGGGCAGGTCCTGGACTCCTCGCGGGAGACGTACGTCCGCATCATCGAGGCGCTGGCCGCGCGTGGCGCCCAGGCCGTGATCTTCGGCTGCACGGAGATCGGGCTGCTGCTCGACGAGGAGACCAGCCCGCTGCCCGTCTTCGACACCACCCTCATCCACGTGCGATCGGCGCTGGACTGGGCACTGGCACCGTGA